One Ureaplasma urealyticum serovar 8 str. ATCC 27618 genomic window carries:
- a CDS encoding pseudouridine synthase, producing the protein MNLKEIKIKINDANQRLDRFLLKNFPNLSRIAIYKLIRTKDIKVNHKKAEHNYLLKENDVVSIYAKENFLEKKIDLDFAKAKDELEIIYEDSNILVVHKPIGLIVHEDDNHKNDTLQNRIKKYLVKKNEYHPFDESAFVPSLCHRLDLNTSGLIVAAKTANALRIIAEMFKNNDVNRVYKCLTYNRLPKNNDIVYNYMYKANDNTMIVQNFKTKVNKTAITKYQYIGNYKKYFVYDIELLTGRTHQIRAVLNFLHAPIVGEQKYITKDIDKNQNYEYQCLVSYKIKFINVRKYQCEELNYLENKEFKLDRVWFLK; encoded by the coding sequence ATGAATTTAAAAGAAATTAAAATAAAAATTAATGATGCTAATCAACGTTTAGATCGTTTTTTACTAAAAAACTTTCCAAATTTATCCAGAATTGCGATTTATAAATTAATTCGGACAAAAGATATTAAAGTTAATCATAAAAAAGCTGAACACAATTACTTATTGAAAGAAAATGATGTTGTTAGTATTTATGCTAAAGAAAATTTTTTAGAAAAAAAGATTGATTTAGATTTTGCTAAAGCTAAAGATGAGTTAGAAATTATTTATGAAGATTCAAATATTTTGGTTGTTCATAAACCAATTGGTTTAATTGTGCACGAAGATGATAATCATAAAAACGATACTTTACAAAACCGTATTAAAAAATATTTAGTTAAAAAAAATGAATATCATCCATTTGATGAAAGTGCTTTTGTACCAAGTTTGTGCCATCGTTTAGATTTAAACACAAGTGGATTAATTGTTGCAGCTAAAACAGCTAACGCTTTAAGAATTATCGCTGAAATGTTTAAAAATAATGATGTTAATAGAGTTTATAAATGCCTAACTTATAATCGATTACCTAAAAATAATGATATTGTTTACAATTACATGTACAAAGCAAATGATAATACGATGATTGTGCAAAATTTTAAAACAAAAGTTAATAAAACAGCAATCACTAAATATCAATATATTGGTAACTACAAAAAGTATTTTGTTTATGATATTGAATTATTAACAGGACGAACACATCAAATCCGTGCTGTTTTAAACTTTTTACATGCACCGATTGTTGGTGAACAAAAATATATTACTAAAGATATTGATAAAAATCAAAATTATGAATATCAATGTTTAGTTTCATACAAAATTAAATTTATTAATGTACGAAAATACCAATGCGAAGAATTAAATTATCTAGAAAATAAGGAATTTAAATTAGATCGTGTTTGATTTTTAAAGTAA
- a CDS encoding dihydrofolate reductase: protein MLKLIWCQTLNGGISKNNKLPWYVKEELEHFYKTTKNHKIVMGKSTFDSLEQKPLSNRTNIIFSSIMQTPEDQSYFVTNDFQQLLNDAKKEDIFIIGGKELFDIFLNHADALIVSVLNDYYDCDLYMKVDYNNFNLDKKDVYDNFVVNYYSSKKDK, encoded by the coding sequence ATGCTAAAGTTAATTTGATGTCAAACGTTAAATGGTGGTATATCCAAAAACAATAAACTTCCATGATATGTAAAAGAAGAATTAGAACATTTTTATAAAACAACAAAAAACCATAAAATTGTAATGGGAAAAAGTACTTTTGATTCATTAGAACAAAAACCATTAAGTAATCGTACTAACATTATTTTTTCATCAATTATGCAAACTCCAGAAGATCAATCATATTTTGTAACTAATGATTTTCAACAATTATTGAATGATGCAAAAAAAGAAGATATTTTCATTATTGGTGGTAAAGAATTGTTTGATATTTTCTTAAATCATGCTGATGCTTTAATCGTTTCAGTATTAAATGATTATTATGATTGTGATTTGTATATGAAAGTTGATTATAATAACTTTAATTTAGATAAAAAAGATGTTTACGATAATTTTGTTGTTAATTATTATTCAAGTAAGAAAGATAAATAA
- a CDS encoding HAD family hydrolase, producing the protein MTKKLIVFDFDGTIMHTHTTMSLSIIGVLEFYNHHVPSLKEMNDLLGNLSMANIFRKYAKHDLLDIEIETMIAKYYEIYESSLFMIHSYFFDGILELIKKIRSIDNVKLAILSNKKSTLLTTMVDYYNLHHYFDYIYGAEDVDQMKPHPSGLLRLMNNCNVDHKNTLLIGDSLADLKAALNVKCHFLLVNWEPEYQKHKETIANLKPLVVQTIDELETEISQFLR; encoded by the coding sequence ATGACTAAAAAACTAATTGTTTTTGATTTCGATGGCACAATCATGCATACTCACACAACAATGAGTTTGTCAATTATTGGTGTTCTAGAATTTTATAATCATCATGTGCCTAGTTTAAAAGAAATGAATGATCTATTAGGTAATCTTTCTATGGCAAATATTTTTAGAAAATATGCTAAACACGATCTTTTAGATATTGAAATTGAAACAATGATTGCTAAATATTATGAAATATATGAATCTTCACTTTTTATGATTCATAGTTATTTTTTTGATGGAATTTTAGAATTAATTAAAAAAATAAGATCAATTGACAATGTTAAGTTGGCGATTTTATCAAATAAAAAATCAACTTTGTTAACAACAATGGTTGATTATTATAATTTACATCATTATTTTGATTATATTTATGGGGCGGAAGATGTTGATCAAATGAAACCACATCCTAGTGGTTTATTAAGGCTTATGAATAATTGTAATGTTGATCATAAAAACACTTTATTAATTGGTGATAGTTTAGCTGATTTAAAAGCAGCTTTAAATGTTAAATGTCATTTTCTTTTAGTTAATTGAGAACCAGAATATCAAAAGCATAAAGAAACAATTGCTAATTTAAAACCACTTGTTGTTCAAACGATTGATGAATTAGAAACAGAAATTAGTCAATTTTTACGTTAA
- the upp gene encoding uracil phosphoribosyltransferase, whose amino-acid sequence MHKIINHPLIKDKLTRMRKVSTVSTVFRTNLEELTQLMVYEATKDLELNEIEIETPVVKNAKGYKLKNKICLIPILRAGIGMVDGVKSLIPTATIGHIGLYRNEETLKPVEYFKKFPKNISESDVIILDPMLATGGSVVEAVNIIKKYNPKSIKFVCIVAAPEGLEYVQKIHPDVDVYIAALDDKLNENGYITPGLGDAGDRIFGTK is encoded by the coding sequence ATGCACAAAATTATTAATCATCCATTAATTAAAGATAAGTTGACGCGTATGCGAAAAGTTTCAACAGTTTCTACTGTTTTCCGTACAAATTTAGAAGAGCTAACGCAATTAATGGTTTACGAAGCAACAAAGGATTTAGAATTAAACGAAATTGAGATTGAAACACCTGTTGTTAAAAATGCAAAAGGTTATAAATTAAAAAATAAAATTTGTTTAATCCCTATTTTAAGAGCTGGTATTGGAATGGTTGATGGTGTTAAAAGTTTAATCCCAACAGCAACAATTGGTCATATTGGTTTATATCGTAATGAAGAAACACTAAAACCAGTAGAATATTTTAAAAAATTCCCTAAAAACATTTCAGAATCAGATGTTATTATCTTAGATCCAATGTTAGCAACAGGAGGGAGTGTTGTTGAAGCTGTTAATATTATTAAAAAATACAACCCTAAATCCATTAAATTTGTGTGCATTGTTGCAGCTCCAGAAGGGCTTGAATATGTTCAAAAAATTCATCCAGATGTTGATGTATATATCGCAGCATTAGATGATAAACTAAATGAAAATGGTTATATCACTCCTGGTTTAGGTGATGCAGGAGATCGAATCTTTGGTACTAAATAA
- the tyrS gene encoding tyrosine--tRNA ligase, translating to MHNLIKDLKARNLINNITNEEKLKKALAENKGIYVGFDPSADSLHLGNYIMIMLLKRFRLHNIKTFALVGGATGMIGDPSGKSAERNLLDKTILEHNITKIKYQLEKFTNSQVINNYDFYKNMTFLDFLRDVGKLININYLLEKEIISSRLDVGISYTEFSYNLLQGYDFLQLYKNDNIAIQAGGSDQWGNITTGIEIIRKSLGDDNIACGLTINLLTNSEGKKFGKSEKGAIYLDENKSSVYEMYQFLINQTDADVEKLLNFLTLIDVDEINKIMQAHKENPALRIAQKALAQAVVVDVHGQQKYEQALHISQVLFNGNINELNQEEFNIAIKSLPTTKLDKDEIKIIDLLNLANISSSNRVARDFLSTGSILVNDIKVNDENFLVKKQDAINQEFSIIKKGKRNYFLIVWNKD from the coding sequence ATGCATAATTTAATTAAGGATTTAAAAGCGAGAAATTTAATTAACAATATAACTAATGAAGAGAAATTAAAAAAAGCCTTAGCAGAAAACAAGGGGATTTATGTTGGCTTTGATCCCTCAGCTGATAGTTTACACTTAGGAAACTACATTATGATTATGTTGTTAAAACGTTTTCGTTTACATAACATTAAAACATTCGCACTAGTTGGTGGTGCTACAGGGATGATTGGTGATCCAAGTGGCAAATCAGCCGAACGTAACTTATTAGATAAAACAATTTTAGAACACAATATTACAAAAATAAAATATCAACTTGAAAAATTTACTAATTCTCAAGTTATTAATAATTATGACTTTTATAAAAACATGACTTTCTTAGATTTCTTACGTGATGTAGGTAAACTAATTAATATTAATTATTTACTAGAAAAAGAAATTATTAGCTCACGTTTAGATGTAGGTATTTCATATACAGAATTTAGTTATAACTTGCTACAAGGTTATGATTTTTTACAATTATATAAAAATGATAATATTGCCATTCAAGCTGGTGGTAGTGATCAATGAGGTAATATTACAACTGGAATCGAAATAATTCGTAAAAGTTTAGGTGATGATAATATTGCTTGTGGTTTAACAATTAATCTATTAACAAATTCTGAAGGTAAAAAATTTGGTAAAAGCGAAAAAGGTGCTATTTATTTAGATGAAAATAAATCAAGTGTTTATGAAATGTACCAATTCTTAATTAATCAAACAGATGCTGATGTAGAAAAATTATTAAATTTCTTAACATTAATTGATGTTGATGAAATAAATAAAATAATGCAAGCACATAAAGAAAATCCAGCTTTAAGAATCGCTCAAAAAGCATTAGCTCAAGCGGTTGTAGTTGATGTACATGGACAACAAAAATATGAACAAGCATTACATATTAGTCAAGTATTGTTTAATGGAAATATTAATGAATTAAATCAAGAAGAATTTAATATTGCTATTAAAAGTTTACCAACAACAAAATTAGATAAAGATGAAATTAAAATAATTGATTTATTAAATTTAGCTAATATTTCATCAAGTAATCGTGTTGCACGTGATTTTTTAAGTACAGGGTCAATTTTAGTTAATGATATTAAAGTAAATGATGAAAACTTTTTAGTTAAAAAACAAGATGCTATTAATCAGGAATTTAGTATTATTAAAAAAGGTAAGCGAAATTATTTCTTAATTGTATGAAACAAAGATTAA
- a CDS encoding ABC transporter ATP-binding protein produces the protein MKIKKEKDNDINSVSNENENKKINIKDLSKDERKELKKRIKEVEKLNKNHKGDIDMSSRDPNNIIELRDVKKIFTNGYLINETLKGVNLDIRKGEFVIILGPSGSGKTTLMNIMSGLDRATDGDVRVCGKQLINMSQNKLTDFRKEYIGFVFQQYGLLPTLSVEENVEIGADLQVDKKRRIKPQDALKAVGMLEYAKKFPHELSGGQQQRVSIARALAKNPIILFGDEPTGAVDETMSKIILKEFVKVNQELKTTVIIVTHNPIFAELGTLVIKVKDGNINELIRNDHPKSVDELKWDEQ, from the coding sequence ATGAAAATTAAAAAAGAAAAAGATAATGATATTAATTCAGTATCTAATGAAAACGAAAATAAAAAAATTAATATAAAAGATTTATCAAAAGACGAACGTAAAGAACTAAAAAAACGCATCAAAGAAGTTGAAAAATTAAACAAGAATCACAAAGGCGATATTGATATGTCATCACGTGATCCAAACAATATTATTGAACTTCGTGATGTTAAAAAGATTTTTACAAATGGATATTTAATTAACGAAACACTTAAAGGTGTTAATTTAGACATTCGTAAAGGCGAATTTGTCATCATTTTAGGACCATCAGGTTCTGGTAAAACTACATTAATGAATATTATGTCAGGTCTTGATCGAGCAACAGATGGCGACGTGCGTGTTTGTGGTAAACAATTAATTAATATGAGTCAAAATAAATTAACTGATTTTCGTAAAGAGTACATCGGCTTTGTTTTCCAACAATATGGATTATTACCAACATTATCTGTAGAAGAAAATGTTGAAATTGGTGCAGATTTACAAGTTGATAAAAAGCGTCGTATTAAACCCCAAGATGCATTAAAAGCAGTGGGCATGTTAGAATATGCAAAAAAATTCCCTCATGAATTATCTGGCGGACAACAACAACGGGTGTCAATTGCACGTGCTTTAGCTAAAAATCCCATTATTTTATTTGGTGATGAACCAACCGGTGCTGTTGATGAAACAATGTCAAAAATTATTTTAAAAGAATTTGTAAAAGTTAACCAAGAATTAAAAACAACAGTAATTATTGTTACCCATAACCCAATTTTTGCTGAACTTGGAACTTTAGTTATTAAGGTTAAAGATGGAAACATTAATGAATTAATTCGTAATGACCATCCAAAATCAGTTGATGAACTAAAATGAGATGAACAATAA